GGTCTGGCGCGCGCGGGACGGCCGTTTCGAATTCCAGCCCGGACCGATCTTCCATCCGTTGCTGCTGGCCGACGAGATCAACCGCGCGCCGGCCAAGGTGCAGTCGGCCTTGCTCGAGGCGATGGGCGAACGCCAGGTCACGGTGGGGCGCGAGACCTATCCGCTGCCGGCGCTGTTCCTGGTGATGGCGACGCAGAACCCGATCGAGCAGGAAGGCACCTTCGCCCTGCCGGAGGCGCAGCTCGACCGTTTCCTGATGTACGTGCGCATCGGCTATCCCGACGTCGACAGCGAGACCGAGATCCTGCGCCTCGCCCGCGAGCGCGCCCGACGGACGCTACGCCAGCCTGCGGCCGCGCCTGCGCGCATGCCCATCGACGACGTGTTCGCTGCGCGCGCCGCGGTGCTCGACCTGCATCTCGCCCCGCAGCTCGAACGCTACCTGGTCGAGCTGGTGCTGGCCTCGCGCGACGCCGCCCGCTATGACGCCGCGCTTGCGCGCCGCATCGCCTGGGGCGCGAGCCCGCGCGGATCGATCGCACTGGAACGCTGCGCCCGCGCGCGTGCCTGGCTTGCCGGGCGCGACTACGTGACGCCGGAAGACGTGCGCGCGGTGGCGCCGGACGTGCTGCGCCACCGCGTGCTGCCGAGCTACGAGGCGACCGCCGAGGGCTGGGATGGGGACCGGCTGGTCGCCGAGCTGATCGAGCGGGTGCCGCTGCCGTGACCGGTACCGGTCTTGCGCCGATCACGCGACTCGATCCGGGCAGGTTCCCGCGCGGTCTCGATCCGCGCGCGTGCGTGTAGATCCGTGGCACGGGACGTCTCGCCGGTGAAGCAGCACGATATCCCGTCGGGCGACGCGGGCGTGGTGCCCACGCTGGCCGAACTGGTCGCGCTGCGCGCCTCCGCGCAG
This portion of the Luteimonas yindakuii genome encodes:
- a CDS encoding AAA family ATPase, which codes for MDSPAVSDIPRLHDAFRALRDDLSAEIVGQAALIERLLIALLADGHLLVEGAPGLAKTSAIRALAARLEAGFARVQFTPDLLPADLTGTEVWRARDGRFEFQPGPIFHPLLLADEINRAPAKVQSALLEAMGERQVTVGRETYPLPALFLVMATQNPIEQEGTFALPEAQLDRFLMYVRIGYPDVDSETEILRLARERARRTLRQPAAAPARMPIDDVFAARAAVLDLHLAPQLERYLVELVLASRDAARYDAALARRIAWGASPRGSIALERCARARAWLAGRDYVTPEDVRAVAPDVLRHRVLPSYEATAEGWDGDRLVAELIERVPLP